In a genomic window of Jaculus jaculus isolate mJacJac1 chromosome 8, mJacJac1.mat.Y.cur, whole genome shotgun sequence:
- the C8H20orf202 gene encoding uncharacterized protein C20orf202 homolog — protein MAKVSLKDTEMETAADSAPNLGQTLEWLRKELAEMQIQDQQLLLTLRHLHSLLEELRAESAHWEDARASQGMSPVRARLGSESRSCQPSSLKGLAQLLRGEENRRSSLP, from the exons ATGGCCAAGGTCTCTCTCAAGGACACTGAAATGGAAACGGCAGCAGATTCAGCTCCGAATCTTGGGCAGACCCTGGAGTGGCTAAGGAAGGAGTTG GCTGAGATGCAGATCCAAGACCAACAGCTTCTGCTCACACTGCGTCATCTTCACAGCCTCCTGGAAGAGCTGCGAGCTGAGAGTGCCCACTGGGAGGATGCCAGGGCCAGCCAAGGCATGTCACCTGTCCGAGCTCGACTGGGCTCTGAGAGCAGGAGCTGCCAACCCTCCTCACTGAAGGGGCTAGCCCAGCTCCTCCGAGGGGAAGAGAATAGACGAAGCTCCCTTCCTTAA